A genome region from Candidatus Hydrogenedentota bacterium includes the following:
- a CDS encoding bacterioferritin, with product MHEKSIELLNKAAADEMAAVHQYMYFHFHCDDQGNDLLAALFKRTAIEEMIHIERLAERILFLKGDVDLTAAHPVKKVHDAKEMLETARKMEEESARDYNKWANECSANADAMSKKIFEDLVADEERHYDQYDQELDNMAKYGDQYLALQSIERSKTRGAGQPPAGE from the coding sequence ATGCACGAGAAAAGCATCGAATTGCTGAACAAAGCCGCTGCGGACGAAATGGCCGCCGTTCATCAATACATGTACTTTCACTTTCACTGCGACGACCAAGGCAATGATTTGCTTGCGGCCTTGTTCAAGCGGACAGCCATTGAAGAGATGATCCACATTGAGCGTCTTGCGGAGCGCATTTTGTTTTTGAAGGGGGACGTCGATCTGACGGCCGCGCATCCCGTGAAGAAAGTTCACGACGCCAAAGAGATGCTGGAAACGGCCCGCAAGATGGAAGAGGAAAGCGCGCGCGACTACAACAAGTGGGCAAATGAGTGCAGCGCGAATGCCGATGCCATGTCGAAGAAGATCTTCGAAGACCTGGTGGCTGATGAAGAACGGCACTACGACCAATACGATCAGGAACTGGACAACATGGCAAAGTACGGCGATCAGTACCTGGCGTTGCAGTCGATCGAGCGCAGCAAGACGCGCGGCGCGGGTCAGCCTCCAGCCGGAGAGTAA
- a CDS encoding DUF2920 family protein, with amino-acid sequence MNQESRPHKPNSDGRRLLGLGCDRWRCLWALALLCAAAIPSRAQDWPALPQVNATVSIPAQEWPFAPGPRTVPVYIHYPGGDQKNVTPQTGLMLCIHNWGGTHAIGAPDPDQMAELFNVVAISVDYLQSGKYDAAVNGPYDFGYLQALDALRALYFVYDGLNKACVSFDKSRIYTGGGSGGGNVSLMANKLAPRTFACVVNLSGMTKLTDDVAFNLPGGSDLNAGYSKDPTQKNYLSPGAQQLRFVGEPSHLAVMKSLGNVAKILVIHGEDDDKCLVADTKEMIANFEAAGLNVEPHIITAGQVDNETFKDTGHSLGDRTQILTRLAGPYLDPKSPELLRREGPPDFDRYDEVRYPVEGGTFVISYANGYPVGKLEAK; translated from the coding sequence GTGAATCAGGAATCGCGCCCGCACAAACCCAATTCTGATGGTCGAAGACTACTGGGATTAGGATGCGATAGGTGGCGATGTCTGTGGGCGTTGGCGTTACTTTGCGCGGCCGCAATTCCGTCGCGAGCCCAAGATTGGCCTGCGCTCCCACAAGTTAACGCCACCGTCTCGATTCCCGCGCAGGAATGGCCGTTTGCGCCGGGACCACGCACGGTCCCCGTCTATATCCACTACCCCGGAGGTGACCAGAAGAACGTCACGCCGCAAACGGGCCTCATGCTGTGCATCCACAACTGGGGCGGCACGCACGCCATCGGCGCTCCTGACCCCGACCAGATGGCGGAATTGTTCAATGTCGTCGCCATCTCCGTCGATTACCTCCAGAGCGGCAAGTACGATGCCGCCGTGAATGGGCCCTACGATTTCGGGTACCTCCAAGCCCTCGACGCGCTACGCGCTTTGTATTTCGTGTACGATGGCCTTAACAAAGCGTGCGTGTCGTTCGACAAGAGCCGCATCTATACCGGCGGTGGCTCCGGCGGCGGCAACGTTTCGCTCATGGCGAACAAGCTCGCCCCGCGCACGTTCGCGTGCGTCGTCAATCTCAGCGGAATGACCAAACTTACCGACGACGTTGCCTTCAATCTTCCCGGAGGCAGCGATTTAAACGCCGGCTACAGCAAGGACCCCACGCAGAAGAATTACCTGAGTCCGGGCGCGCAACAATTGCGATTCGTCGGCGAACCCAGTCATCTGGCGGTCATGAAGTCGCTCGGCAATGTCGCCAAGATTCTTGTGATCCACGGTGAAGACGACGACAAGTGCCTCGTCGCCGACACAAAGGAGATGATTGCGAACTTCGAGGCAGCCGGGCTCAACGTGGAACCGCATATCATTACCGCCGGCCAAGTGGATAACGAGACATTCAAGGATACGGGACACTCGCTCGGCGACCGCACCCAGATCCTCACCAGACTCGCAGGCCCTTACCTCGATCCGAAATCACCAGAACTTCTGCGCCGCGAAGGCCCCCCGGATTTCGACCGGTACGACGAAGTCCGCTATCCCGTTGAAGGTGGGACCTTTGTCATTTCGTATGCGAATGGCTATCCGGTAGGGAAGCTTGAAGCCAAATAG